The following proteins come from a genomic window of Timaviella obliquedivisa GSE-PSE-MK23-08B:
- a CDS encoding phosphoribosylaminoimidazolesuccinocarboxamide synthase translates to MSVQPAGQKLYEGKAKILYTTDDPDILLTHFKDDATAFNAQKRGSIVGKGEMNCAISTHLFQMLEAQGVLTHYIDRPSANEMRVKSVQIVPLEVVVRNIAAGSLCQQTGIELGTVLPQPLVEFYYKNDALGDPLLTRDRLFLMALATPAQVSHLETMALHINRILTDFFGHCGITLVDFKLEFGLAADGTLLLADEISPDTCRLWNQAETDPERRVMDKDRFRRDLGAVEDAYRQVLERVLAQPVQP, encoded by the coding sequence ATGTCTGTACAGCCTGCGGGTCAAAAACTTTACGAAGGCAAAGCCAAAATTCTTTACACCACCGATGACCCTGATATTTTGCTGACCCACTTTAAAGATGATGCAACGGCGTTTAATGCCCAGAAACGAGGCAGTATTGTAGGTAAGGGCGAGATGAATTGTGCCATCTCTACCCATTTGTTTCAAATGCTTGAGGCGCAAGGGGTGCTGACTCACTACATCGATCGCCCTTCTGCTAACGAGATGCGAGTTAAGTCGGTTCAAATTGTGCCTCTAGAAGTTGTCGTCAGGAACATTGCAGCGGGTAGTCTCTGTCAACAAACAGGAATTGAGTTAGGAACCGTGCTACCTCAGCCGTTAGTGGAGTTCTATTACAAGAATGATGCGTTAGGTGACCCTTTGCTAACGCGCGATCGCCTTTTTCTAATGGCACTCGCCACCCCTGCTCAAGTCAGCCACCTGGAAACAATGGCACTCCACATTAACCGTATCCTGACAGATTTCTTTGGTCACTGTGGCATTACACTGGTGGACTTTAAGCTAGAGTTCGGTCTGGCTGCGGATGGCACACTGCTGCTGGCAGATGAAATTAGTCCAGATACGTGTCGGTTGTGGAATCAGGCGGAAACTGACCCCGAGCGTCGAGTGATGGATAAAGATCGGTTCCGGCGCGATTTGGGTGCCGTAGAAGATGCCTATCGCCAAGTGCTAGAACGAGTACTGGCACAACCCGTTCAACCGTAA
- a CDS encoding DNA starvation/stationary phase protection protein has translation MTATLTQKAALVAALNREQANTLVAYLNYKKYHWFTFGPLFRDVHLLFDEQATEVFAMLDELAERSLMIDGTPVGDPADYLTTATVTASVGQLSLKDMIAEAIATHDLIIEEMHQDAEAANKAGDIGTADLYTRLVQVHQKHRWFLREFLKKGDGLVS, from the coding sequence ATGACAGCGACATTGACCCAAAAAGCAGCTTTAGTTGCAGCCCTCAACCGTGAACAAGCCAACACGCTTGTGGCATATCTCAATTACAAAAAATATCACTGGTTTACGTTTGGTCCTTTGTTCCGCGATGTTCATTTGCTGTTTGATGAACAAGCCACTGAAGTGTTTGCCATGCTGGATGAATTGGCTGAACGCAGCCTCATGATTGACGGCACTCCTGTGGGCGACCCCGCAGATTATTTGACTACGGCTACGGTCACCGCTTCGGTGGGACAACTTTCGCTAAAAGACATGATTGCTGAAGCGATCGCCACTCACGATTTGATCATTGAGGAAATGCATCAAGACGCTGAGGCGGCTAACAAGGCAGGTGATATTGGAACAGCAGATCTGTACACCCGTTTAGTGCAAGTCCATCAAAAACACCGCTGGTTCCTGCGCGAGTTTTTGAAAAAGGGTGATGGTTTAGTCTCTTAA
- the cobW gene encoding cobalamin biosynthesis protein CobW: MHKIPVTVISGFLGAGKTTLIRHLLQNNEGRRIAVLVNEFGEIGIDGELLRDCQVCPPEDEGNAAQTASKSDGTIPNNSPTNIVELTNGCLCCTVQEEFLPTMQELLKRRDQLDCILIETSGLALPKPLVQAFRWPEIRVGATVDSVITVVDCEALSKGQVVGDLEALNAQRQADASLEHETPIEELFEDQLACADLVLLTKVDRVDAQGQAQVQQWLKQELSDSVKVVSCERGQVSPSLLLGFNAAVEDDLENRPSHHDTEEEHEHDDDINSVQFIVDESFEPTVLIDRLQALVKQQEIYRVKGFVDVPNKSMRLVLQGVGDRFDYFYDRPWKSAELRQTRLVLIGRSLDQEQVKASLQSF, from the coding sequence ATGCACAAGATTCCCGTTACTGTTATTAGTGGCTTTTTAGGCGCTGGAAAAACCACCCTCATTCGCCACTTGCTGCAAAATAATGAAGGTAGACGTATTGCTGTTTTAGTCAATGAGTTTGGCGAAATTGGGATTGATGGAGAGCTACTCCGCGATTGCCAAGTCTGCCCTCCTGAGGACGAAGGAAACGCGGCGCAGACGGCATCAAAAAGCGATGGAACCATCCCCAATAATAGCCCTACTAACATTGTTGAACTGACCAACGGTTGCCTGTGCTGCACAGTTCAAGAAGAATTTTTGCCCACAATGCAAGAACTGCTGAAACGTCGGGATCAACTGGACTGCATTTTAATTGAAACGTCGGGTTTAGCCTTACCCAAGCCCCTAGTGCAAGCCTTTCGCTGGCCTGAGATTCGGGTGGGAGCAACGGTTGATAGCGTCATTACGGTGGTAGATTGCGAAGCTCTATCCAAGGGGCAGGTTGTAGGGGACTTAGAAGCTCTCAACGCCCAACGGCAGGCAGATGCAAGCCTAGAGCATGAAACGCCCATTGAGGAATTATTTGAGGATCAGCTTGCCTGTGCTGACCTCGTGCTGCTCACAAAAGTCGATCGCGTGGATGCTCAAGGACAGGCGCAGGTGCAGCAGTGGTTAAAGCAAGAGTTATCAGACAGCGTTAAGGTTGTGTCATGTGAGCGAGGACAAGTTTCTCCTAGCTTACTGCTAGGCTTTAATGCCGCTGTTGAGGATGACTTGGAGAATCGTCCGAGCCATCATGATACGGAAGAAGAACATGAGCATGATGACGACATTAACTCAGTTCAGTTCATTGTAGATGAATCATTTGAACCCACAGTATTGATCGATCGCTTGCAAGCTTTAGTTAAACAGCAAGAGATTTATCGAGTCAAAGGATTTGTGGATGTGCCGAACAAGTCAATGCGACTGGTACTACAAGGAGTAGGCGATCGCTTCGACTACTTCTATGATCGTCCGTGGAAGTCTGCTGAACTCCGGCAAACAAGGCTAGTGTTAATTGGGCGATCGCTGGATCAAGAACAGGTTAAAGCTAGCCTTCAGTCATTCTAA
- a CDS encoding amylo-alpha-1,6-glucosidase produces the protein MAEILELDGRTFVPAEQLAIPEWSYVTGKRLQPTLTLKDDDLFIITDTLGNISGDASEDGNTSLGLFCRDTRFLSRLELQIEGRSPVLLSSTAQKGFALSVLCANPYVEGRLPAEIVGIQRDLVLNGALFEEFAITNYSRVPIQFELSLSFDADFADLFQIRGFTREHQGRLLRQVTDNPEAMQDFAALALETGQLTLAYQGIDGAVVESRIQFSNLQPDGFKGYTAIWKLELESHETKQIGYRLQPMTSNRPASVVSPPMTLRQAIAAESMEEGDWRASATKIRSDNRAFNQVIERAEQDVYLLRQSFGKGKVLAAGIPWFSTLFGRDSIIAAAQTLILDPEIARQTLYTLAHYQGKLEDDWREEQPGKILHELRLGEMARCGEVPHTPYYGTVDATPLWLLLYADYYAWTHDQETLEQLWDCALAAMDWIDRNCRQTGYLAYYLISKRGLRNQGWKDSEDCIVYRNGELAEGAISLCEVQAYVYAAKMKLSEVARMKKRLDLSDRWQEEARSLQNRFNRDFWLEDQGYCAIALDGEGKPVDGITSNPGHCLGLGILYPDKAKSVAERLQAPDMFNGWGIRTLSSLSPAYNPMGYHIGSVWPHDNGMIAAGLRSLGRVDQALEVAQGVIDMTLQQPYQRPPELFCGYERTIDNSPVRYPVACSPQAWASGTIFQFLHIMVNLAPDAPGNYLRIVDPALPESVHHLSLHNLRIGQTLVDLEFERSGNTTACRVTKKRGNLRVIIEA, from the coding sequence ATGGCTGAGATTTTAGAGCTAGATGGAAGAACGTTTGTCCCCGCCGAGCAACTCGCAATACCGGAGTGGTCTTACGTGACAGGAAAACGGTTGCAACCTACCCTCACGTTGAAAGATGATGATTTATTTATCATTACTGATACGCTAGGCAATATTTCTGGCGATGCGAGTGAAGATGGAAATACGAGCCTGGGGTTGTTTTGTCGCGATACGCGGTTCTTAAGTCGATTAGAACTACAAATTGAGGGGCGATCGCCTGTTTTACTCAGCAGCACCGCCCAAAAAGGATTTGCCCTATCTGTGCTTTGCGCTAACCCCTATGTAGAAGGTCGCCTTCCTGCTGAAATTGTTGGCATTCAACGAGACTTAGTGCTAAACGGCGCGCTGTTTGAAGAGTTTGCGATTACTAATTACAGTCGTGTACCCATTCAGTTTGAGCTAAGCCTTAGCTTTGATGCCGACTTTGCTGACCTGTTTCAAATTCGGGGCTTCACGCGCGAACATCAAGGTCGCCTATTGCGCCAGGTGACAGACAATCCAGAAGCCATGCAAGACTTTGCGGCATTAGCATTAGAAACTGGACAATTAACGCTAGCTTACCAGGGGATAGATGGAGCCGTCGTCGAGTCGCGGATCCAGTTCTCGAATTTGCAGCCCGATGGCTTTAAGGGATATACCGCCATTTGGAAGCTAGAGCTAGAATCTCACGAAACTAAGCAGATCGGCTATCGTTTGCAACCCATGACCAGCAATCGCCCCGCTTCGGTCGTCAGTCCACCGATGACTTTACGGCAGGCGATCGCCGCTGAGTCAATGGAAGAGGGAGACTGGCGCGCCTCTGCCACCAAGATTCGCTCCGACAACCGTGCTTTTAATCAGGTTATTGAACGAGCCGAGCAAGACGTTTATCTCCTGCGCCAAAGCTTTGGCAAGGGCAAAGTTTTGGCGGCTGGCATTCCCTGGTTCTCTACCTTGTTTGGACGCGACTCCATCATTGCTGCCGCCCAAACCCTCATCCTTGATCCAGAGATTGCTCGGCAAACGCTTTACACCTTGGCGCACTATCAAGGCAAGCTTGAAGACGATTGGCGCGAAGAACAACCTGGCAAAATTCTTCACGAACTGCGCCTGGGCGAGATGGCAAGGTGCGGCGAAGTGCCCCATACGCCGTACTATGGCACAGTAGATGCGACCCCTCTCTGGCTGCTGCTTTACGCCGACTACTATGCTTGGACGCACGACCAGGAAACCTTAGAGCAACTCTGGGACTGTGCCCTTGCAGCGATGGATTGGATCGATCGCAACTGCCGCCAGACGGGTTATTTAGCCTACTACCTCATTTCTAAGAGAGGACTGCGAAATCAAGGCTGGAAAGATTCAGAAGACTGCATTGTTTATCGCAACGGCGAGTTAGCAGAAGGGGCAATTTCTCTGTGCGAGGTGCAAGCCTATGTGTACGCCGCCAAGATGAAGCTAAGCGAAGTAGCCAGAATGAAAAAGCGGCTGGACTTATCCGATCGCTGGCAGGAAGAAGCTCGGAGTCTCCAGAATCGGTTTAACCGCGACTTTTGGTTGGAAGACCAAGGCTATTGTGCGATCGCGCTAGATGGAGAAGGGAAACCCGTTGATGGCATCACTTCTAATCCCGGTCATTGTCTAGGTTTAGGCATCCTTTATCCCGATAAAGCCAAAAGCGTAGCCGAACGTCTGCAAGCCCCCGACATGTTCAACGGCTGGGGGATTCGCACCCTGAGCAGCCTGTCGCCAGCCTATAATCCCATGGGTTATCACATTGGCTCGGTGTGGCCTCACGATAATGGCATGATTGCAGCAGGATTGCGATCGCTGGGTCGAGTTGATCAAGCCCTGGAAGTTGCCCAAGGTGTAATTGACATGACGCTCCAGCAGCCCTACCAGCGTCCACCCGAATTATTCTGCGGCTACGAGCGCACAATTGACAATAGCCCCGTCCGCTATCCAGTCGCTTGCTCACCCCAAGCCTGGGCATCGGGAACCATCTTTCAATTCCTGCACATTATGGTAAACCTAGCGCCCGATGCCCCCGGAAACTACCTGCGAATTGTTGACCCGGCTCTGCCTGAGTCAGTTCATCACCTGTCTCTGCACAATCTCCGCATTGGGCAAACGCTAGTAGATCTGGAGTTCGAGCGCTCTGGGAACACGACAGCTTGCCGAGTTACCAAAAAGCGAGGCAACCTCAGAGTAATTATCGAAGCGTAG
- a CDS encoding pentapeptide repeat-containing protein — MSTIKPRKSRKAWRNWLEPAIAALLVVQVQGTSTLSNRALADEPSASDRLLERTTLQRTPSPVQPSQSSRPLPSAWTLQNYQNQIYQLVKKENLKESPATSKTRDRARNQTLTTLRQLDGQSKAKLLTFLEDSNLIFVENAVISLIGADLSNADLSSFSLNNADFRETDLSDTTLTRTNLSGAMLFQANLGRTDASFANFSGAELFRANLRESNLLLANLSGAKAKGADLGFADLVLANLRGINLSNANLGSADLSYANLSGAELAFANFAEANLAFANLMGAKLNGADLSGANLTGADLQGVDLSGASLRNADLSTAKLEGANLFGADLSGALLAGTTMPDGKVRK, encoded by the coding sequence ATGTCTACAATCAAACCTCGTAAATCACGCAAAGCTTGGCGAAATTGGCTAGAACCCGCGATCGCCGCCCTCCTCGTTGTTCAAGTTCAAGGCACCAGCACCCTTTCTAACCGTGCCCTCGCCGATGAACCTAGTGCCTCTGACCGCCTGCTCGAGCGCACGACGCTCCAGCGAACGCCGTCACCTGTACAGCCTTCGCAATCGTCTCGCCCCCTGCCCTCTGCTTGGACACTCCAAAATTATCAAAATCAGATTTATCAACTGGTTAAGAAAGAAAACCTCAAAGAGTCTCCAGCTACAAGCAAGACGCGCGATCGCGCCCGAAATCAAACCTTGACCACTTTGAGGCAGCTTGATGGGCAAAGCAAAGCCAAACTGCTGACATTTCTAGAAGACTCCAACTTAATTTTTGTAGAAAACGCCGTTATTTCTTTAATTGGGGCAGACCTAAGCAACGCTGATCTCAGCAGCTTCAGCCTGAACAATGCTGACTTCCGCGAAACCGATCTGAGCGACACCACATTAACTCGTACCAACCTGAGCGGAGCAATGTTGTTTCAAGCAAACTTGGGTAGAACAGACGCAAGTTTTGCTAACTTCAGTGGTGCAGAGCTATTTCGAGCAAATTTACGCGAGTCTAACTTGTTGTTGGCAAACCTGAGTGGAGCCAAAGCCAAAGGAGCAGATCTGGGGTTTGCTGACCTCGTCCTAGCCAACCTGCGAGGGATTAACCTGAGCAATGCTAATTTAGGCAGCGCTGACCTTTCCTATGCCAACTTAAGTGGAGCAGAGCTAGCGTTCGCTAATTTTGCAGAAGCGAACCTGGCGTTTGCCAACTTGATGGGAGCAAAGCTGAATGGAGCAGACCTCAGCGGTGCTAACCTTACCGGGGCAGATTTACAAGGCGTTGACCTAAGCGGGGCAAGTTTGCGAAATGCCGATTTGAGCACGGCAAAGCTAGAGGGAGCAAACCTGTTTGGAGCAGATTTGAGTGGTGCGTTGTTGGCAGGGACAACGATGCCAGACGGGAAAGTTAGAAAATAA
- a CDS encoding glycosyltransferase family 4 protein, with protein MRIAQIAPLWERVPPPAYGGTELVVSLLADELVKRGHEVTLFATGDSITQAKLDAGSDLPLRAKGVSILEYPVYDLVRLTPLFERADEFDIIHSHVDISALPYGNFVKTPVVHTVHGVIPKVAEQLYQLHRDQHYVSISNSQRRHDLGLNYVDTVYNGINPSTYKFHAEAANPPYLVFFGRMSPEKGPQLAIEIAKRAGWHLKMAGKVDPTDREFYEREVEPLIDGEQIVYLGEANHAQKSEIMGPAVATLCPLTWEEPFGLVMTESMVCGTPVIAIARGAAPELILDGKTGFLCKDVEACVEAVNKVQSLDRRACHDHVINNFSNARMVDGYEAVYRQLMEARFATNGHLKHAALSN; from the coding sequence ATGCGGATTGCACAAATTGCGCCTTTGTGGGAAAGGGTGCCGCCTCCCGCCTATGGCGGCACTGAGTTAGTTGTAAGCTTGCTAGCAGATGAGTTAGTGAAACGCGGGCATGAGGTTACCCTATTTGCCACAGGCGATTCAATTACTCAAGCAAAACTCGACGCGGGCTCTGATTTGCCTTTACGAGCAAAAGGGGTCAGTATCTTAGAATATCCAGTTTATGACTTAGTACGGCTCACGCCTTTATTTGAACGCGCCGATGAGTTTGACATCATTCACTCTCATGTAGATATCAGTGCATTGCCTTACGGCAATTTTGTTAAAACGCCTGTAGTTCACACCGTTCATGGTGTTATTCCAAAAGTAGCTGAGCAACTGTATCAGCTTCATCGTGATCAGCATTACGTCAGCATTTCTAACTCGCAACGGCGGCATGACTTAGGATTGAATTACGTAGATACTGTGTATAACGGCATTAATCCCAGTACTTACAAGTTTCATGCTGAGGCAGCTAACCCTCCTTACCTCGTTTTCTTTGGGCGCATGTCTCCTGAAAAGGGGCCTCAGCTAGCGATCGAAATAGCCAAGCGAGCAGGCTGGCATCTCAAAATGGCGGGCAAAGTTGATCCTACCGATCGTGAGTTTTATGAGCGTGAGGTCGAACCCTTGATTGATGGCGAACAAATTGTTTATTTGGGCGAGGCAAATCATGCTCAAAAGAGCGAAATTATGGGCCCCGCAGTTGCTACCCTTTGTCCTCTCACCTGGGAAGAACCCTTTGGTTTAGTGATGACAGAATCAATGGTTTGCGGCACCCCTGTCATTGCGATCGCCCGTGGTGCAGCCCCAGAACTCATCTTAGATGGCAAAACAGGCTTCCTCTGCAAAGATGTTGAAGCCTGCGTTGAAGCTGTTAATAAAGTTCAAAGCCTCGATCGCCGTGCTTGCCATGATCACGTCATCAACAACTTTAGCAATGCTCGCATGGTAGACGGCTACGAGGCTGTGTATCGTCAGCTCATGGAAGCACGATTTGCAACCAATGGGCACCTCAAACATGCAGCGCTCTCGAACTAA